TGCGAGGCCGGCCTCAAGACCTTCGCCGACCACGGCGCGACGGTCGAGCCGGTGCTGCCCGCCTTCGACCCGGAGGCGATCTGGCGCGCCTGGGTGAGCTTACGCCACGGGCTCACGGGCGCCACCCTCGCCGCCCCTTGGCGCGACCCGGGAAAGCGCGCTCAGATGAAGCCGGAGGCGGTCTGGGAGGTCGAGCAGGGCCAGAGGCTCTCGGCCTTCGACCTGCACGCCGCCAGCGTCACCCGCAGCGCCTGGTACGCTTGCGTGCGCGGGCTGTTCGAGCGCTTCGACGTGCTGGCGCTGCCCGCCGCCCAGGTCTTCCCGTTCGATGCCGGGGAGACCTGGCCCCGCCACATCGCCGGTCGTCCGATGGACAGCTATCACCGCTGGATGGAGGTGGTGGTGCCGGGCACGATGTCGGGCTGCCCGGTGATCAGCCTGCCGGTCGGCTTCAACCCGGCCGGCCTGCCGATGGGCCTCCAGCTCATCGCCCCGAACCAGGACGAGGCCGGCCTCCTCGGCCTCGCGGCGGCCTACGAGGCCGTGACGGGCTTCGACCGCACCCTGCCGCCGGCCCTGCGCGCGTGACCGGCGTCGCCCGGGCGGGATAGGCTGCCTGCTCCGCTTGCCGCTGGCAGAGCCTGCCGCCATACATGGCGAGCAACAAGGTCGGCCACGCCCCAAAGGGCCGACCCCCGGAGGAGACCCTGATGAAGCCCTTCCTGATGGCGGCTCTCGCCGCCGGCGTGTCCTTCGCGAGCCTCTCCCTGGCGGGCGCCGCCCTCGCGCAGGACCCGACCGCCGGCGACACCAAGGCCAAGGTCGACAACCTCGAGAAGCTCGGCAGCTTCAAGCAGACCGGCGTCGCCGAGCCGGCGCCGATCCCGCAGACCGGCCGGCGCGCCGACGCGATCAACCGCACGCTGCAGAAGATCAAGGTGCCGGACGGCTTCAAGATCGATCTCTACGCCGTGGTGCCGGATGCCCGCGCCATGGCGGTCGGCCCGAATGCCGGCGTGGTCTTCGTCGGCACCCGCAAGTCCAAGGTCTACACCGTCACCGACCGCGACAAGGACCGCGTCGCCGACGAGGTGAAGGTCTACGCGCCCGGCGTCGACTTCAAGATCCCCAACGCCGTCTGCTTCTCCCGCGACGGCGTGCTCACCATCGTCGAGCAGAACCGCGTGCTGGCCTTCCCGGCGGCCGAGTTCTTCTACGAGGGCACGGACGGCCCGGCGGTCGTCGTGGTCAAGCAGGGCGAGCTGATCCCGCCGGCCGAGGAGAGCTACAACCACACCGCCCGGATCTGCCGCATCGGGCCGGACGGCAAGCTCTACGTCTCGCTCGGCCAGCCCTACAACGTGCCGCCGAAGGACAAGGCCGACCTCTACGCCAAGACCGGCATCGGCGGCATCATCCGCATGGACGCCGACGGCAAGAACCGGGAGGTCTACGCCACCGGCATCCGCAACTCGGTCGGCATGGACTTCGCCCCCGACAAGACCCTCTGGTTCACCGACAACCAGGTCGACGGCATGGGCGACGACCAGCCGCCGGGCGAGCTGAACCAGATCACGAAGCCGGGTCAGAACTTCGGCTTCCCGTGGTACGGCGGCGGCGGCGTCCGCACCGTCGAGTACAAGGACGACAAGGTCCCGGCCGACGTCGTCGCCCCGAAGGCGGAACTGCCGCCCCACGCCGCCGATCTCGGCATGATCGTCTACAAGGGCAAGTCGTTCCCCGAGAAGTACCGCGGCGGCATCTTCACCGCCGAGCACGGCTCCTGGAACCGCACCACGCCGATCGGCGCCCGGGTGATGTTCGTGCCGGTCAACAAGGACGGCACCGCCGGCAAGCCCGAGCCCTTCGCCGAGGGCTGGCTGACCGAGGGCGGCGAGTATCTCGGCCGCCCGGTCGACGTCGCGACCCTGCCCGACGGCTCGCTGCTCGTCTCCGACGACACGGCCGGCGCGATCTACCGCATCTCCTACGAGAAGTAGGCCTTTCGGAGGGGGCGGCCGGTGGCCGCCCCCTCCTCTCGCAAGGAGACGCCCATGACCCGCTCCCTCGCCCTCCTGCTGCTCCTCGCCGCGACCGCGCCCGCCGCCGCCGGGGACGCCAAGGCCGGCCGGGCCAAGGCGGTCGGCTGCCAGGCCTGCCACGGCCTCGACGGCCTCTCGAAGCTCCCCGACGCGCCGAACCTCGCCGGCCAGGTCGAGCCCTACCTCGTCAAGGCGCTGACCGAGTTCCGCAACGGGACGCGCAAGAACGAGGTCATGTCGGTGGCGGCTGCCGACCTGTCGGACGCCGATATCGCGAATCTGGCGGCGTATTACAGCGGGATCCAGATCGACGTGATCCCGCCCGGGTAGCGTTAGCTCAATTCTGCACTCTTGATTGTCGGAATTATATGATGAAGTTTAATCTTTTCGTTTCAAGATATATCAGTTTTGTTATCATTATATTAAATAAGCATATTTGCCATGTCCTATGATTGCAGCTTGCAGATATTTGCAAACATCATTTATAATTTTTATTATTGATGAATATTGCGACGCACATGACCAAATCCCTTGTGTAGGTTGATTCATTCTTAACATCTGCCTTATGTTGTCGATGCTCGGGTGCTCGCGGTAGGAAACCATGCCTTCAAACGGTACTAACAGCACGATCGGAGGTGGTGGATCTGGTTGGAAAATTACAGCGTTCATCAGCGCTCTGGCTGGTTTCGTGACTGCTATAGGGACACTAATCGTCGCTTATGTCGGCGCGCAGCAAAGATTCGCGGAGCTTCTGTTTCCCGAAAAACGGGTCTCTGGGTTATTTAAAGAATTACAGCTTCAAAATAAAAAGTTCGATCAAGTCAAATTTTTCCCAACACTGGATGACACGTGTCGAAATTTGCAAGTGCGATGGATCACTATAAGACAAAATGCATCAAGCGCCATTATGAATAAAGACATTACAAAACAATTTGATGAGGCAGAAAATGAGATGGAGCGAGCAGGGCGTTTTCGAATGCTTGCGCAGATATTCATAAACTCCTCCGATATTAATGAGGCGCGCAACTTGGCAGCACAAAAGGGATGTCTCGATCCAAACTAGCACAATCAAAGTAATGGTTATAATTATATATACACTTGATCGTCCATAAGCGCTGTCTATAAATTGATCTTGAAGGGCGTCGGCGTGTCGCCGTGTCGAATGCCGGGGAGGCCCATCAAGCCGGTTGCTGACGCAACCACACCGGTGACAGGCAACCCGCCCATCGATGCCGCGCCGCCACAAGCCTGGCCATAACTGCCCGGGGCCGGCGGCGGCCGGGTAGCCGGGCCGGGGTCGGATGCGCTAGTCTGGGCTCCCGCGCCCGGGAGGTCCGCAACCCGATGCCGATACCGTTGAGCCGCACCCGGCCCGCCGTGTCCGCACGGGCCACATCTCCCCGGACCGAATGGTCCGCCCGGACCGCCGTGTCCGCCCGGACCGCCGTGTCCGCCGGATGAGATTCGTCGCCCCCGGGCCCGGCGGTTCTCCGCAGCGGGTGCTGATCTACTCGCACGACACGTTCGGGCTCGGCCACCTGCGCCGGGCGCGGGCGATCGCGCACGCGCTGGTGGCGGAGGCGCCGGAGCGGCGGGTGGTGATCCTGTCCGGCTCGCCGGTGAGCCACGCCTTCCGCTTCGCCTCCGGGGTGACCTGCCGGCGCCTGCCGGGCGTCACCAAGCTCGCCAGCGGCGAGTACCGGAGCCTCGGCGCCGGCCACCACCTCGACGAGGTCGTGGCGACCCGCGCCGCCCTGATCCGCCACGTCGCCGAGCGCTTCGACCCCGACCTGTTCCTCGTCGACAAGGAGCCGGCCGGCTTCCACGGCGAGGTGCTGCCGGCGCTCCACCGGCTCAAGGCCCGCGGCTGCCGGCTGGTGCTGGGCCTGCGCGACGTCCTCGACGACCCGGACCTGCTGGCGCCCGAATGGGAGCGCAAGGGCGCGCTCGCGGTGCTGCCGCTCTACGATTCGCTCTGGATCTACGGCCTGGAGCAGATCTACGCGCCCCTCGACGGGCTGGCGCTGCCGGCCGGCATCGCGGATCGCCTGACCTATACCGGCTACCTGCGCCGCGAGGCGCCCGAGGCCGCGGACGGGGACGAGGCGGCGGAGGAGCCGTTCCTCCTCGTCACCCCGGGCGGCGGCGGCGACGGGGTCGAACTCGTCGAGGCGGTGGTGCGGGCCTACGAGGCGCAACCCCTGGAGCACCGGGCGCTGGTGGTGTTCGGGCCGTTCTTCCCGGCCGCCGAGCAGGCTGCGCTCGGCGCCCGCATCGCCGCGCATCCGCGCCTCGCCTCCCTCGACTTCGACGCGCGGCTCGAGCGGCTGATGCGCCGGGCCGCCGGCGTGGTGGCGATGGGGGGCTACAACACCTTCTGCGAGATCCTGTCCTTCGACCGCCCGGCCCTGATCCTGCCGCGGGTGCGGCCCCGGCGCGAGCAGCTGATCCGTGCCCGCGCCGCCGCCCGGCTCGGCCTCGTCGGGGTGATCGAGCCGGGCGCCGACGACGAGACCACCCGCATGGCCGAGGCGCTGGCCGCCCTGCCCCACCGGCCGCCCCCCTCGGCCCGGCCGATCCCCGGCCTCCTCGACGGCCTGCCGGCGATCCGGCGGCTGGCCGCCGCGGACGCCGCCGCCTGCGTGGCCGCCGAGTAACCCGACGCTCCCATGCCCCCGCTCCGCATCGCCGTCCTCGTCAAGGGCTATCCGCGCCTGTCCGAGACCTTCATCGCGCAGGAACTCCTGGGGCTCGAGGCGCGCGGCCTCGACCTCGCGATCTGGTCGCTGCGGCAGCCGCATGACGGCGCCGTGCATCCGATGCACCGGCAGATCCGCGCGCCCGTCGCGTACCTGCCCGAGTACCTCCACCAGGCGCCCCTGCGGGTGCTGCGCGGGGCGCTCGCGGCGCTTCGCCGGCCGGGGCTGTGGTCGCTGCTCAGGCTCGTCCGCTGCGACCTCGCCCGGGACTTGTCGCCCAATCGCGGCCGGCGCCTCGGCCAGGCGCTGGTGCTCGCCCGCGAGCTGCCGGCCGACACGGATCACATCCACGTCCACTACCTGCACACGCCCGCCTCGGTGGCCCGCTACGCGGCCGTGCTCACCGGCCGGAGCTGGAGCGCCTCGGCCCACGCCAAGGACATCTGGACCACGCCGGACTGGGAGCTGGCCGAGAAGCTCGACGATCCGCGCCTCGCCTTCGCGGTGACCTGCACGGCCGCCGGCGCGGCGCGGCTGCGCGAGGTCTCGGAGCATCCGGGCCGCGTCTCTCTCGTCTATCATGGCCTCGACCTGTCGCGGTTCCCGGCCGCCCCGGAATCGCGCCCGCCCCGGGACGGGTCGGACCCGGCCGATCCCCTGCGCATCGTCACGGTCGGCCGGGCGGTGGCGAAGAAGGGCTTCGACGACCTCCTCGACGCGCTCGCGGCGCTGCCGCCGGACCTGCACTGGCGCCTCGCCCATGTCGGCGGCGGCGAGGCGCTGAGCGCTCTTCGCGCCAAGGCGGCCGCGCTCGGCCTGTCGCAGCGGGTGATCTTCCTCGGCGCCAAGCCCCAGCCCGAGGTGGTGGCGCTCCTGCGCGAGGCCGACCTGTTCGTGCTGCCCTCGAAGCGCGCGCCGTCGGGCGACCGGGACGGGCTGCCGAACGTCATCATGGAGGCGGCCTCGCAGGGGCTCGCGGTCGTCGCCACCGACTTCGCCGGCATCCCGGAATTCCTGCGCGACGGCATCGAGGGCCGGCTGGTGCCGCCCGGCGACTGGGGGGCGCTCTCGAACGCCGTCAACCTGCTCGCCCGCGACCCCGCCGAGCGCGCCCGCCTGGGCCAGGCGGCGCTCGGGCGCCTGCGGGCGGAGTTCGGCGCCGAGGCCGGGTTCGACACGGTCGCCCGCCTGCTGGCGGAGGCCGCCCGGCCGGAGCCGGCACCGCGATGAGCCGCATCGCCTTCTACGCTCCGCTGAAGAGCCCGGATCACCCGGTGCCCTCCGGCGAGCGCACGATGGCGCGGCTGCTCCTGCGGGCGCTGGATGCGGCGGGGTTCACGCCCGAGATCGCCAGCACCCTGCGCACCCGCGATCCGCAAGGGTCGCGTCATCCGGCCCTGCGGGCGGAATCCCTGGCCGAGGCCGACCGGCTGGTCGCCCGGTACCGGGCCGATCCGCCCGCCCTCTGGTTCACCTACCACGTCTACTACAAGGCGCCGGACTGGATCGGCCCGGCGGTCTCGGCCGCCCTCGGCATCCCCTACGTGGTGGCGGAGGGCTCGCGGGCGGGGAAGCGCGCCCACGGCCCGCACGCCCTCGGTCATGCCGGCGCCGAGGCGGCCTTGGACGCCGCCGACCTGATCCTGGTGATGAACCGCCGCGACCGGCCGGCGCTGGAGGCGGCGCGGCCGGGGCGCCAGGCGCTCGCCGACCTGCCGCCGTTCCTCGATCCTGGCGACTGGCCGGCGGCCGCGGCCGGGCGAAGGCCCGGTCCCCTGCGCCTCCTCGCCGTCGCGATGATGCGCGAGGGCGACAAGCTCGCCTCCTACCGGCTCCTCGCCGACGTCCTGGGCCGGCTCGGCGACCGGCCCTGGACCCTCGACGCCGCCGGCGACGGCCCGGCGGCCGCGGAGGTGGCGGCCCTGCTGGCGCCCTTCGGCCCCCGCGTGCGCCGGCACGGCACGGTTCCGCCCGCCGCGCTGTCGGCGCTCTACGCCGCCGCCGACCTCCTGGTCTGGCCTGCGGTGAACGAGGCCTGGGGCATGGCGCTCCTCGAGGCGCAGGCCCATGGCTGCCCGGTGGTCGCCGGCGGCTACGGCGGCGTGCCGGAGGTGGTGCGGGACGGCGTCACCGGCCGCGTGACCCTGCCCGGCGACGCCGCCGCGATGGCGGGCGCGATCCGCGACCTCGCCGAGGCGCCCGACCGGCTCGCCGCGATGCGCGAGGGGGCCCTCGCCTTCGCCCGCTCCGAGCGCGGCCTCGACGGCGCCGCCGCGGCCCTGCGCACGATGCTCGGACCCCTCCTCCGCGAGCGCCGGGCATGAGCCGGATCCTCATCGCCGTCACCCACCTCCTCGGGGCCGGGCACCTCACCCGGGCGGCGGCCCTCGCCCGCGCCTTCGCGGGGGCCGGCCACGCGGTCACGCTCGTCTCCGGCGGCATGCCGGCGGCGCTCCCCCGCCTCGGCGGCGTCCGCCTGGTGCAGCTGCCGCCGGTCCGCATCACCGGCACCGCCTTCACGGCGCTCCTCGACCCGGACGGCGCGCCCGTGACGGCCGGGCGCCTCGCCGCGCGCCGCGACGCCCTGGTGGCCGCCTTCGCCGAGGCGGCGCCCGAGGCGGTGATCACCGAGCTCTGGCCCTTCGGCCGCCGGGTGCTGGCGCCGGAATTCGAGGCGCTCACCGACGCGGTCCGCCTGGCCGCGCCCCGCCCGATCCTCCTCGCCTCGATCCGCGACATCCTGGCGACGCCGAGCCGCCCGGAGCGGATCGGCGCCACCCATGCCCGTCTCGCGGGTTACGACGCCGTGCTGGTCCACGGCGACCCCGCCTTCCTGCCCCTCGACGCCTCCTGGCCGGTCGACGAGGCGGTGGCGGCGCGCCTGCGCTACACCGGCTACGTCGACGAAGCCGAAGCGGCACCGGCCCCGGACGCCCCGTGCGCCGGCATCGTGGTCTCGGGCGGCTCCAGCGCCGCCGGGCTTCCCTTGCAGGAGGCGGCGGTCGCGGCGGCCGCGCTCACCCCCGGCCTCTCCTGGCGCATCCTCGTCGGCCGCGCCGTGCCGGAGCCCGCCTTCGCACGCCTCGCCGAGGCGTCGCCCGCGAACGCCATCGTCGAGCGCGCCCGGCCGGATTTCCGCGCGCTTCTCGCGGGTGCCGCCCTGTCGGTGAGCCAGGCCGGCTACAACACCGTGCTCGACCTGCTCCGGAGCGGCTGCCCGGCTCTGCTGGTGCCGTTCGAGGCCGGCCACGAGACCGAGCAGCGCCTGCGCGCCGACACCCTGGCGGCCCACGGCCTCGCCCGGGTGCTGCCGGAGCGCGCCCTGACGGCGGCGAGCCTGGCGGAGGCGGCGCTCGCCGCGCCACCACCGGGTGCCTCCCACGCCATCGCGTGCGACGGGGCGCGGCGGAGCGTGGCGATCGTGGAAGGCTTGCTGGCGGGGGCCGATCGCGGCCGACCGATTTCGACGTCCCCGGAAGAGGCGCGGATTTCCCCTCTCCCCGCGGGCGGGAAGGGGCTTTCGTCCCCCGTGTCGGGGACGAAGGGAGAGCGCGGCGCGACGGTGAGGGGGTGGTTCCGGAGGCGGCTCGTCCGGAGATACCCTCTCACCCTCGCTGCGGCTGCGCCTGCCCTCGCTCCACCCCCGGCAAGGGGGGGTGGGATCCTGCCGATTCCCGGGCCCTCTCCCCGCCCGCCGGGAGAGGAGAGATCGGCAAGCCGTGGATCGCGCGCCGACGGCCCCCCCGCGCTCCATCCGTCCCTCGATCTCGCCCCCCTCCTCGACGCCCTCGCCCGCGCCGCCGACGCGGGCCGCACGGTCGAATTCTGGTGGCGTGACGACGATGCCGTCGCCCACACGCCCGCCCTCGACCGCCTGCTCGTCCTTTCGAAGCGCTCCGGCTGGCCGGTCGCCCTCGCCGCCGTGCCGGCCCGGGCCGGGCCGTCGCTGGCGGCGCGCCTCGCCGACGAGGGCGGGATCGACCTGCTGGTCCACGGCCTCGCCCATGCCAACCATGCTCCGCCGGAATCCAAGAAGGCCGAGTTCGGCCCGCACCGCGCCCTCGACGCGCTGCGGGCCGACGCGGCGGACGCCCTGGCGCTCGCCCTTGCCCGCTTCGGGCCCCGCCTGCTGCGGGTGCTGGTGCCGCCCTGGAACCGGATCGCCCCCGACCTGCCCGAGGCTCTCCCGGGCCTGGGCTATCGCGGCCTCTCGGCCGCCGCGCCCGTCGCGGCCGTGCCCGGCCTGATCCAGGCCCACGCCGCGGTCGATCCGATCGCCTGGCGCGCCGGGGCCAGGCTCGCCGATCCGGCCTGGATCGTCGACAGGTCGGCCCGGGCGGTCGCGGCGGGCGGGGCGGTCGGGCTCCTCACCCATCACCTCGTCCAGGACGAGGCGACCTGGAGCTTCTGCGCCCGCCTCCTCGACGGTCTCGGCGATCACGCGGCGAAAGGCCGGTCGTCGAGAATATCGCGCGCCGCCGCTTTGTTTGCGCCCACGGCGTCGCCCGTGTCACAACCGAGCCCTATCTTCCGCGGTGATCCGGGGACGCCCCCGCCCGGAGAGGACAGCACGGCATCAGGATGACGGCACCGCTCCTGTCGATCCGCGACCTGAGGGTCGATTTCTCGACCGATGCCGGCTCGTTCCGGGCGGTCGACGGCCTGTCCCTCGACGTGCCGGCGGGCCGCACGGTGGCCCTCGTCGGCGAGTCCGGCTCGGGCAAGTCGGTCACCGCGCAAGCCGTCCTGCAGATCCTGCCCAAGGTCGCGCGGATCACCGGCGGCCATATCCGCCTCGCCGATCCCGCCGGTCCCGCCGGCGGCACCGACATCGCGGCGCTGAAACCCGATTCCGCCCGGATGCAGTCCCTGCGCGGCGGGCGGATCGCGATGATCTTCCAGGAGCCGATGACCTCGCTGTCGCCGCTCCACACGGTCGGCGACCAGGTCACCGAGGCGTTGCGCCTGCACGCCGACGTCTCGGCCGACGCCGCGAAGGCCCGGGCGATCGAGGTGTTCGACCGCGTCGGCTTCCCCGACCCGAAGCGGGCGCTCGTCACCTATCCGTTCGAACTGTCGGGGGGCCTGCGCCAGCGCGCGATGATCGCCATGGCGCTGATCACCAAGCCCGCCCTCCTCATCGCCGACGAGCCGACGACCGCGCTCGATGTGACGACGCAGGCCCAGATCCTGGAGCTGATGCGCGAATTGCAGGCCGAGACCGGCATGGCGATGCTGCTCATCACCCACGACCTCGGCGTCGTCGCCAACATGGCCGACGACGTGGTGGTGATGTATCGCGGCCGGGTGATGGAGGCGGGCTCGCGCGAGGACATCTTCCGCCGGCCCGGCCACCCCTACCTCAAGGCGCTGATGCGGGCCGTGCCGCGCTTCCACATGGAGCCCGGCGAGCGCCTGACCCCGATCCGCGAGGTCAGGAGCGCGGTGCTCGCCCGCAAGGCCGGCGAGCCGCACAGGCCCGACCCGGCCGGGCCGCTGCTCGCCATCGAGGGGGTGCGCAAGTCCTTCACCCTGCGTTCGGGCTGGTTCAAGGGGAAGACCCGGACCATCAACGCCGTCAACGGCGTGTCCTTGAGCCTGCATCCGGGCCGGACGCTCGGCCTCGTCGGCGAGTCGGGCTGCGGCAAGACCACCCTGTCGAAGGTGGTGATGCGCGCCCTGCGCCCCGACGCCGGCACCGTGACCTTCGACGACGGCTCAGGACGAGGGCCCCGCGACGTCTTCGCCCTCAAGGACCGGGAGCTGAAGGATTTCCGCCGCGCGGTGCAGTTCGTGTTCCAGGACCCGTTCTCGTCGCTCAACCCGCGGATGACGGTCTACGAGCTCCTGACCGAGCCCCTGCGCATCCACGGCGTCGGCACGTCCGACGAGCGCTACGAGCGGGCGAAGGAGCTGCTCGACATGGTCGGGCTCGACGCCTCGTCCCTGCGCCGCTACCCCCACGCCTTCTCGGGCGGCCAGCGCCAGCGCCTCGGCATCGCCCGGGCGCTCGCCCTCAAGCCGCGGGTGCTGCTCTGCGACGAGCCGGTCTCGGCCCTCGACGTCTCGGTCCAGGCCCAGGTGCTCAACCTCCTGAAGGACCTCCAGGCGAGCCTCGGGATCTCCTACCTGTTCGTGTCCCACAACCTCGCGGTGGTCGACTACATCGCCGACACGATCGCCGTCATGTGCCGGGGCTACATCGTCGAGGAGGCGCCGAAGGA
The sequence above is drawn from the Methylobacterium terrae genome and encodes:
- a CDS encoding glycosyltransferase codes for the protein MPPLRIAVLVKGYPRLSETFIAQELLGLEARGLDLAIWSLRQPHDGAVHPMHRQIRAPVAYLPEYLHQAPLRVLRGALAALRRPGLWSLLRLVRCDLARDLSPNRGRRLGQALVLARELPADTDHIHVHYLHTPASVARYAAVLTGRSWSASAHAKDIWTTPDWELAEKLDDPRLAFAVTCTAAGAARLREVSEHPGRVSLVYHGLDLSRFPAAPESRPPRDGSDPADPLRIVTVGRAVAKKGFDDLLDALAALPPDLHWRLAHVGGGEALSALRAKAAALGLSQRVIFLGAKPQPEVVALLREADLFVLPSKRAPSGDRDGLPNVIMEAASQGLAVVATDFAGIPEFLRDGIEGRLVPPGDWGALSNAVNLLARDPAERARLGQAALGRLRAEFGAEAGFDTVARLLAEAARPEPAPR
- a CDS encoding PQQ-dependent sugar dehydrogenase — encoded protein: MKPFLMAALAAGVSFASLSLAGAALAQDPTAGDTKAKVDNLEKLGSFKQTGVAEPAPIPQTGRRADAINRTLQKIKVPDGFKIDLYAVVPDARAMAVGPNAGVVFVGTRKSKVYTVTDRDKDRVADEVKVYAPGVDFKIPNAVCFSRDGVLTIVEQNRVLAFPAAEFFYEGTDGPAVVVVKQGELIPPAEESYNHTARICRIGPDGKLYVSLGQPYNVPPKDKADLYAKTGIGGIIRMDADGKNREVYATGIRNSVGMDFAPDKTLWFTDNQVDGMGDDQPPGELNQITKPGQNFGFPWYGGGGVRTVEYKDDKVPADVVAPKAELPPHAADLGMIVYKGKSFPEKYRGGIFTAEHGSWNRTTPIGARVMFVPVNKDGTAGKPEPFAEGWLTEGGEYLGRPVDVATLPDGSLLVSDDTAGAIYRISYEK
- a CDS encoding ABC transporter ATP-binding protein, with amino-acid sequence MTAPLLSIRDLRVDFSTDAGSFRAVDGLSLDVPAGRTVALVGESGSGKSVTAQAVLQILPKVARITGGHIRLADPAGPAGGTDIAALKPDSARMQSLRGGRIAMIFQEPMTSLSPLHTVGDQVTEALRLHADVSADAAKARAIEVFDRVGFPDPKRALVTYPFELSGGLRQRAMIAMALITKPALLIADEPTTALDVTTQAQILELMRELQAETGMAMLLITHDLGVVANMADDVVVMYRGRVMEAGSREDIFRRPGHPYLKALMRAVPRFHMEPGERLTPIREVRSAVLARKAGEPHRPDPAGPLLAIEGVRKSFTLRSGWFKGKTRTINAVNGVSLSLHPGRTLGLVGESGCGKTTLSKVVMRALRPDAGTVTFDDGSGRGPRDVFALKDRELKDFRRAVQFVFQDPFSSLNPRMTVYELLTEPLRIHGVGTSDERYERAKELLDMVGLDASSLRRYPHAFSGGQRQRLGIARALALKPRVLLCDEPVSALDVSVQAQVLNLLKDLQASLGISYLFVSHNLAVVDYIADTIAVMCRGYIVEEAPKEALFRNPAHPYTRALLAAVPEPDLDHPLDLKLLMSDRFSDPASWPEPFRLDHGAAGAMTEIEPGHCVRVSRPAIGQAA
- a CDS encoding glycosyltransferase family protein, translated to MRFVAPGPGGSPQRVLIYSHDTFGLGHLRRARAIAHALVAEAPERRVVILSGSPVSHAFRFASGVTCRRLPGVTKLASGEYRSLGAGHHLDEVVATRAALIRHVAERFDPDLFLVDKEPAGFHGEVLPALHRLKARGCRLVLGLRDVLDDPDLLAPEWERKGALAVLPLYDSLWIYGLEQIYAPLDGLALPAGIADRLTYTGYLRREAPEAADGDEAAEEPFLLVTPGGGGDGVELVEAVVRAYEAQPLEHRALVVFGPFFPAAEQAALGARIAAHPRLASLDFDARLERLMRRAAGVVAMGGYNTFCEILSFDRPALILPRVRPRREQLIRARAAARLGLVGVIEPGADDETTRMAEALAALPHRPPPSARPIPGLLDGLPAIRRLAAADAAACVAAE
- a CDS encoding c-type cytochrome, which encodes MTRSLALLLLLAATAPAAAGDAKAGRAKAVGCQACHGLDGLSKLPDAPNLAGQVEPYLVKALTEFRNGTRKNEVMSVAAADLSDADIANLAAYYSGIQIDVIPPG
- a CDS encoding glycosyltransferase family 4 protein — translated: MSRIAFYAPLKSPDHPVPSGERTMARLLLRALDAAGFTPEIASTLRTRDPQGSRHPALRAESLAEADRLVARYRADPPALWFTYHVYYKAPDWIGPAVSAALGIPYVVAEGSRAGKRAHGPHALGHAGAEAALDAADLILVMNRRDRPALEAARPGRQALADLPPFLDPGDWPAAAAGRRPGPLRLLAVAMMREGDKLASYRLLADVLGRLGDRPWTLDAAGDGPAAAEVAALLAPFGPRVRRHGTVPPAALSALYAAADLLVWPAVNEAWGMALLEAQAHGCPVVAGGYGGVPEVVRDGVTGRVTLPGDAAAMAGAIRDLAEAPDRLAAMREGALAFARSERGLDGAAAALRTMLGPLLRERRA
- a CDS encoding glycosyltransferase: MSRILIAVTHLLGAGHLTRAAALARAFAGAGHAVTLVSGGMPAALPRLGGVRLVQLPPVRITGTAFTALLDPDGAPVTAGRLAARRDALVAAFAEAAPEAVITELWPFGRRVLAPEFEALTDAVRLAAPRPILLASIRDILATPSRPERIGATHARLAGYDAVLVHGDPAFLPLDASWPVDEAVAARLRYTGYVDEAEAAPAPDAPCAGIVVSGGSSAAGLPLQEAAVAAAALTPGLSWRILVGRAVPEPAFARLAEASPANAIVERARPDFRALLAGAALSVSQAGYNTVLDLLRSGCPALLVPFEAGHETEQRLRADTLAAHGLARVLPERALTAASLAEAALAAPPPGASHAIACDGARRSVAIVEGLLAGADRGRPISTSPEEARISPLPAGGKGLSSPVSGTKGERGATVRGWFRRRLVRRYPLTLAAAAPALAPPPARGGGILPIPGPSPRPPGEERSASRGSRADGPPALHPSLDLAPLLDALARAADAGRTVEFWWRDDDAVAHTPALDRLLVLSKRSGWPVALAAVPARAGPSLAARLADEGGIDLLVHGLAHANHAPPESKKAEFGPHRALDALRADAADALALALARFGPRLLRVLVPPWNRIAPDLPEALPGLGYRGLSAAAPVAAVPGLIQAHAAVDPIAWRAGARLADPAWIVDRSARAVAAGGAVGLLTHHLVQDEATWSFCARLLDGLGDHAAKGRSSRISRAAALFAPTASPVSQPSPIFRGDPGTPPPGEDSTASG